The nucleotide window TTTATCCTGAGTTTAGCGAAACAGAAAAGAAAGTGGCTGATTATATTTTACAGTATCCCGAAAAAATGATGCATCAGCCTATCAATCAAGTTGCTGAAGATATAGGCGTCGCTACTTCTACCGTTTTTAGATTTTGTCAGCGATTGGGCTTTAAGGGGTATCAGACGATGAAAATTGTACTGGCAGCCGAGCTTGCAACACCGTTACAAGAGCGGGTGCAAGAGAGAATTCAAGAGTATGACAATGAACGTGCGGTGACGGAAAAAATTTTCAATACAAGCATTCGCACTTTTAAAGACACGATTCAAATGATGGATTTTTCACTGGTTAAAAAAGCAGTGAACATTATTTTGAAAGCGGAGCGGGTTGAATTTTATGGCATCGGAAACTCTGGTATCGTTGCGCAGGATGCGCATCATAAATTTATTGGATCCGGTGTTGCAACTGTAGCGTATACAGATATGTATTTACAGCTACGTGCTGCCACACAGCTTACCGAGCAAGATGCTGTAGTTATTATTGCTGATTCAGGCTCTCATACAGAAATGCTACAGGTGCTGGAGGCTGCGAAGGAAGCTGGTGCCAAGACGATTGTTATTACTAACCTAACAAAGTCTCCAGTCAATAAAAAGGCAGATATTGTTCTTCGTACTGTCACAACTGGTATTGAAACACGTTCTGAAGATATCTTTTCACGAATCGTACAGCTAAGTTTAATTGACGCGTTGTATACAAGTGTGATGAAAAGTA belongs to Ectobacillus sp. JY-23 and includes:
- a CDS encoding MurR/RpiR family transcriptional regulator → MEQPQHCLTRIQSFYPEFSETEKKVADYILQYPEKMMHQPINQVAEDIGVATSTVFRFCQRLGFKGYQTMKIVLAAELATPLQERVQERIQEYDNERAVTEKIFNTSIRTFKDTIQMMDFSLVKKAVNIILKAERVEFYGIGNSGIVAQDAHHKFIGSGVATVAYTDMYLQLRAATQLTEQDAVVIIADSGSHTEMLQVLEAAKEAGAKTIVITNLTKSPVNKKADIVLRTVTTGIETRSEDIFSRIVQLSLIDALYTSVMKSKKETGKGTIQKLKRIFE